One Spinacia oleracea cultivar Varoflay chromosome 4, BTI_SOV_V1, whole genome shotgun sequence DNA segment encodes these proteins:
- the LOC110805412 gene encoding protein FAR1-RELATED SEQUENCE 5-like produces the protein MECEQVLQISMDNLQICDTGDYREEDEIEDLTIIEDQSDDTTIVVEQQEQQTLTVRGCGALIRAKLNEDGLFEVKEHVLVHNHPMTRKEWQHMHRSERKITEEKAKTIELLNDSGLKPTQSYKVMCREAGGEEAVGHSIKDHLNFVTRKKMKEIEGGDAQNVIDNLYNLQSEDPDVFFRFRLKENGKLERDETTESFVWVLQTFLKSMGHVAPVSVFTDQDQAMSNAILKVLPQTRHRLCLWHLIQNVVSRFGALKRDTSFKDAFNHCLSGCVSEEEFERCWKNMITTYKLSNSKWFQRLYKIKDKWCTGLSKDFFSAGILSSQRSESTNNAVCFKANKNTSLTDFFKIFQETVHRWRRTEKQCEFNCTNSTPTSVFPMTGLLKHASEVYTLTLFRDFEFEYGEAIGSFSNIVAMDGYKLYYEVYKENDTESKQKVTFDAAAQRIACTCKNFEEARWLCYHCIRVLHLHSIPRIPDLYITKRWTKQAKADFWKKMDETAILSIQQNKFIP, from the exons ATGGAGTGCGAACAAGTTCTTCAAATTTCAATGGACAATTTACAGATTTGTGATACTGGGGATTATAGAGAAGAAGATGAAATCGAAGATCTAACTATAATTGAAGATCAAAGCGATGACACAACAATCGTGGTggaacaacaagaacaacaaaCATTGACAGTTCGag GATGTGGAGCTCTTATAAGGGCAAAGTTAAATGAAGATGGCTTATTTGAAGTGAAAGAGCATGTTCTTGTGCATAATCATCCAATGACTAGAAAGGAATGGCAGCATATGCACAGATCAGAAAGAAAAATCACAGAGGAGAAGGCAAAGACAATAGAGTTACTAAATGACAGTGGATTAAAGCCTACACAATCATACAAAGTTATGTGTCGTGAAGCAGGAG GGGAAGAAGCTGTTGGACATTCAATAAAAGACCATTTGAACTTTGTTAcaaggaagaagatgaaggaaATTGAGGGTGGGGATGCTCAAAATGTCATTGACAATTTATATAACCTACAATCTGAAGATCCAGATGTGTTTTTTCGTTTTCGattaaaagaaaatggaaaaTTAGAGA GAGATGAAACAACAGAATCATTTGTATGGGTTCTACAAACTTTTTTGAAATCGATGGGACATGTAGCTCCTGTTTCTGTATTTACAGATCAAGATCAAGCAATGTCTAATGCAATATTGAAG GTACTTCCTCAAACAAGACACAGATTATGCCTGTGGCATCTAATACAAAATGTTGTGTCACGTTTTGGTGCATTAAAGCGGGATACGTCTTTCAAGGATGCTTTCAACCACTGTCTAAGTGGATGTGTCAGTGAAGAAGAGTTTGAAAGATGCTGGAAAAACATGATAACTACATACAAATTAAGTAACAGTAAGTGGTTTCAACGATTATACAAAATAAAAGACAAGTGGTGTACTGGTTTGAGCAAAGATTTCTTCTCTGCTGGGATATTATCTTCTCAAAGAAGTGAGAGTACTAACAATGCAGTTTGTTTTAAGGCAAACAAAAACACAAGTTTGACTGATTTTTTCAAGATTTTTCAAGAAACTGTACACCGTTGGAGACGAACAGAGAAGCAATGTGAATTTAATTGCACAAATTCAACACCTACATCAGTGTTTCCAATGACAGGATTACTCAAACATGCTTCTGAGGTATACACTCTGACGCTATTtagggattttgaatttgaatatggTGAAGCAATTGGTTCATTTTCAAACATTGTGGCTATGGATGGTTACAAGCTGTATTATGAAGTGTACAAAGAGAATGATACAGAATCAAAGCAAAAAGTAACATTTGACGCTGCTGCACAAAGAATAGCTTGTACATGCAAAAATTTTGAGGAAGCTAGATGGTTATGTTACCACTGTATACGTGTGTTACATCTGCACTCAATTCCAAGGATTCCTGATTTGTATATAACAAAACGATGGACAAAACAAGCAAAGGCAGATTTCTGGAAGAAGATGGATGAAACTGCAATATTAtctat